AGAGACCATTTAGTTTTCGAACCCCACGGCATGGAGGGCGAAGACAACACCCACATCGAAGGCTTGCTGATCCTCGCGGCAATTGCCACGGTGTGCAAAAAGCTCACCCTTGGCACCGGCACGGTAATCTCGCACCGCCACCCGATTCATCTGGCGCAGTCCATGGCCGGTCTCAGCACCATGTGCGAGAACCTCATCATGGGTCTCGGTCTGGGCACCTTTCC
This genomic interval from Deltaproteobacteria bacterium contains the following:
- a CDS encoding LLM class flavin-dependent oxidoreductase is translated as MATKLKFGLLLPHFCEYGSTELCVEGSKKAEAYGFDSVWVRDHLVFEPHGMEGEDNTHIEGLLILAAIATVCKKLTLGTGTVISHRHPIHLAQSMAGLSTMCENLIMGLGLGTFP